Sequence from the Nocardia brasiliensis genome:
ACAGCCTCGGCAAACTCATCGAGCACGCCCGACTCGACCTTTCGACGGTCTCCGAGCAGGGATACCACCGTGCTGGCTACGACGCGTGGGCTGCCTGGCAGCTGCTTGTGCAGGCTGGTCGCCGACGGCGGGTTGGACTGGACCGGCCTAGTGAACTCGGCGGCACCGAAACAGTTCGCGCCCAAGGTGGAACCAGAAGGGGGTTTGTGGTGAGCCAGTCCCGTCCCGAAGTCGTACGCCCGGTCACGATCGCGCTGACCGGCACCCATTCGACCGGCAAGACGACCTGGATCAAGCGGCTCGCGAACGAGTTGCGCCGCAACAGGATCGAGGTCGCCAAGGTCGCCGACCTCGGACTGCACGCACAACAGGTCGGGCTGCCGATCCTGGCGGACCACACGTGGGCTTCGACCCTGTGGATCATCACGCGCGGGATCAGCAATGAAATCGAGGCCTGGACCAACGCCGACGTGGTCTTGATCGACCGCAGCGTGCCGGACGCGCTCGCATATTACGAAGCAGCGCTGGAGTATCGCGGTCAACCGGCCGACCCACACCGCATCGAACACCTCGAAGACTTGGTCGCCAACCACTGTTTCAACTACGACCTGACCTTGCGAACCGTTCTCGATCCGCGGCTACCCCTCGGTGTGTGCAAGCCGAGAGATACTGATATCGAGTTCCGTGCGCTCGCCGATCGACATGTGGAGAAGGTGCTCAACCGGTTGGATATTGCCCACGACACCCTCCCCGTCGATGGACACGCGCGGGCGCTCGTCGAGACGGTGGCCTACATCAAAGGGCGGCTGGCTGCTCCAATGATGCCGTGACGCACGGGTGTGAAATCACAGTCCCAGGTCGATGTCTGGTTGCCGTGTGTTCCTGTCATCGTCGATGTCGAAATCAACGTCGTCCTCAGGATTCCAGTCGTCCGGTTGGTGTGAGACGGCTGCCTCTACTGCTGCGCGGAGGTCGGCGCCAGCACCGTTGTCGGTAGCAGTGAGCGATGCTTCGGCTGCGATGTCGTGAGGGATTCTTGCGCTGTCCACCGGCGCGGTGGGTGGCTCTGGTGGTCCGAATGGAGCGGGGACGTGCGCTGGCAGGGTGTCGGATGCGGGGTTAGCGGTCTGCTCGCGGGCGGGTGCGGTGTCGAGTTCGATGCGGGACCAGAGTGCGGCGGCGGGCATCTCGTCGGGGAGGGGTCGTGTTCGGGCGGCGGCTGCGAGGTGGGTTTTGATGTCGATTCCGGTGTGGTGAGCGGCGTCGATTTTGGCGGCGATGCTGGGCCACCACGGGTCGGTGACGACCCGCGGTGTGATGGCTTGTACGAGAGGAGCCCACTTGCTGGTGGGCAGGTTCGCGTCGCCGAGGGCGTCGGCGACACGAATCTCGAGCAGTTGTCGGTGTTCTCGTTCGAGCGTGACGTGTCGTGGTGGTCCGGTGGGGTGAAGTTCTTGATCGTCGATGTGTAGCGCGGCGCGCCATACGGCGAGATCCTGGACGAGTTGTCGGTCGGCGTCGAGGAGTGGTTGAGCCCATCGTGGTGCCGATGCGGGTGTCCATGTTGCGGCGTCGGTGCGGATTTGGTGGGCGAGGTCGGTGATGATGCGTGCGCGGGCGGTGAGTTGCGTGGTGTCGTGTTGTGCGTCGAGGCCGTGCGGGATTCCGGTGGCCCATGGAAGTGGCCCGGGTCCGGCGGAGTGGGCGCCGGTCGAATCGAGACGCCAGTCCAACACGGCGGCAATGTCGTTGGCGGTGTCGAGTTCGCGTGCGTTCTTCGCGTTGTGTAGGGCGGCGATCGGGTCCTGTCCGGTGAACGAGATGAGGGTGAGATGTTGGCGTAGGACTGGGTAGGCAGGGCAGTCGGTGAGGTGAGGTAGGAGTGTTTCGGCGGCGGTGTCGAGGCGATCGAGACCTTCGGGGCCGAGGGTGTTTTCGGCGGCGACGCCGAGGGAATCGAGGTAGATATCGAGCGCGCGGCCGATGCGGCGGTGTGGGTCGAGGGCGTCTCGCAGGGTGGTGGTCGCAGATTTCTGTGCGCCGTCGCGGGCGATTACGCGCAAAAGAATCTCTACGGCTGTGCGTGGATTGGCGGCGGGTTCGGACCAGAACGAGCCCTCTGTGCCGTCTAGTGCGGTCGGTAGGTAGAGGTGGTTGGCGTGGCTTCCGCGGGTGAGTGCGACGTACAACTGTGGCCGGGATTCGCTTCCGGTGAGCGCGACGTGGCAAGTGTGGGTGGTGATTCCCTGCGCGGAATCGATCGTTGTCGCGTACCCGAGCCGCACATGTTCGGCGACATAGTCCGCCGGTAGCCGCACGCTGTGGAGCGTTCCCGGTTCGGTGGACACGGAGGAGATAGCCGCCTGGTAGCACGGGAGTTTGGTGTTGGGTTCGACGCGGCGTAGTTTCACCGAGGAGTACAAGGCCCAGGCGGTAGGTTTCGTCCTGGATCAGGGTCGGCCGGTGGCCGAGGTGGCGCGCAATATCGGCGTGCACGAGATGACGTTGAGGAAATGGGTGAAGAGGGCGAAGGAATCCGGGGTTTCCGGTGACCGGGAGAAGGGACTGACCGACTCGGAACAGGCCGAGTTGGAACGGTTGCGTGCGGAGAACGCGGAGTTGAAGATGCAGGTCGCGTTCGCAAAAAAAGTTGCGACCTGGTTCGCGAAAGACCAGCGGTGAAATTCGCCGCGATCGCGGACTGGGCTGCGTCGGGGGAATTCGACATCGAGTTCATGTGCCGGGAACTGGACGTGTCTCGGTCGGGCTACTACAAGTGGAAAGGCCGCGGTCGCAGCGACCGGGAGCGCGACGATCGCATGCTGACGCTGCTGATCGAGGCGATCCACGCGAAACTGCGTGGCAATCCGGGTGTTCGGCGTGTGCACGCGGCGCTGGCGGCGGCCGGGCGGCGGGTCTCGCGTAAGCGGGTGTGGCGGTTGATGCGGGCGGCCGGTCTGCAAGGCCGGTTTCCGAAACCGTTCCGGCGCACCACGATCCGGGGATCCAAGCCGGTGGACGCCGCGGATCGGATCGGGCGTGATTTCACTGCCGCGCAGCCGAACCAACGCTGGTGCGGTGACATCACCTACGTCAAGACCTGGACCGGGTGGGCGTATCTGGCCACCGTGATCGATCTGCACGATCGGGCCGTGGTCGGCTGGGCGATCGCTGATCACATGCGCACGTCGCTGGTCACCGACGCCCTCGATATGGCCATCGCGCGCCGACGCCCGGCGAAAGGTGTTGTTTTCCATAGCGATCGCGGAACCCAGTACACCTCGAAGGAATTCGCGAAATATTGTGCAAAGAATGGTGTCCTACGGTCCCTCGGCCGGACGGGATCGTGCTTCGACAACGCGGTCGCGGAATCGTTCTTCGCGACCTACAAAAAGGAGCTGGTACACGCTCGTCCGTGGCCGACGGTGAAGTCGCTGCAGAAGGAGACGTTCGACTGGATTGAGTTCTACTACAACACCGTTCGTCCGCATTCGGCGCTCGGCTATTTGACACCACGGCAATACGAGTTAGGGTACAGAGAAATCAGTCAGATCGCGGCTTGATCCCGAGTCCACAAAACCGGGAACACTCCACTGTGGCCCAGTGCTCGGCCGGGGGTTCGGTGGGTTGCGGTGAGAGTTCCGTCGGCGTGGACGGCGGTGATGGTCCAGGTGTAGCCGTTGCGGACCCAGTCACGTTCGCCCAGTCGGAGTCTCGGATTGTTGCGGCGGGTGCGGATGATGTCCCCGACCGAGGCCGCGAGTCCGTCGCCGAGCATCACTTGCGCGCCCACCGGAGTGCAGGTGCGGGCGAGGCGATCGGCGCGGGCACGTGTGTTCAGTTCGGTCACTACTGCGTGGGTGGCGGCGAGCATGATGGTGTCGCGCCCTGCGAGATGATCGGCGGTCCAGGCGATGAACGCGTCGTTGTGGACGGCGCCGTGGTGTCCGGCGTGGATGCGGCCGTTGTCCAGATACCAACCCAGCGCGGTCGGATCGCCGTCGCGCAGTTGCATACTGGCGGTCGCTTCGCCGGTGGCGGCGAACCGGACGACGTGTGTGAGGGTCAGTGTGGCTTCGGGAGCCGCGGCGGTCATGTCGAGATCGGCGCCGCCGGCCTCGATCGGCGAGAGCTGCTGCGGGTCGCCGATGCAGCGGATCGTCGCGCCGCGACCGGCGAGATAGTGCAGGAGGCGCAGTCGTTTTCGGTTGCCGATTTTGACGTGTTCGTCGACGATCACCAACGTCTCGGGGCCGATATCGAGAACCCATTGCGGCAACGACGGCGGATATTCGCGGTCGAGATACGGGTTGTCCGGCCGGGGTGTGTGGCGGTGCAGGACGTCGAGGAGCTTGTCGACGGTTTCGACGCGATGCCCGATCGAGTCACCGAGGACTGCTGCCGCTGCGGCGGTCGGGGCGAGTCCGAGGACTTGGCCGCCACTGGCCGTCCAGGCATTGGCGAGCACCGTCATTGCGGTGGTTTTACCGGATCCGGCGGGCGCGTTGGTCGTTCGGACGCGCAGGTTCGAGGTGGCGAAGCCTGCGACCACCGCGATCTGTCCGGCGTTGAGCGGCCGATCGGGATGGGCGTTGTTGTAGGTGTCGATCGCGGCGGTGATGGTTTCGGTGGGCAGTTGGCGGGCGCCGGGCTGGATCGAGAGATCGACGAGCTGCTGCTCGACCGACAGAACGCGCGCTGAGGTGTAGAGCTGTTGGTTCGCGGGGGTGTAGACGCTGGTGCCGTCGCGACGCCGCAGCACGACCGGGACCGTGCGGAGTTCGGGCTCGTCGGTCAGATCTGGATCTTGTTGAGCGACAGAGTTTGTGGGAGAGATGGTTTCGGCGAGTACCGCCTCGGCGACGTGTTCCCAGTCCTGGCCGGCCACCTGTCCGCGGAGTTGGCGTTCGGTCTCGGCCCGCAAATTGGTGGCCCGCCAGGTGGATCGGTGCTCGGAAACGACCTCGATGACCCGCTGCGCGGTGCGGGCGATCCACTGTTCGGTGATCTGCAGGCGAGCAGTACGCAGCGGGGTAAGCGCCGCGCTCACCATCTGTGACAACGCTTCTCGGCCACCGAGAACCGCGACGGCTTCAGCTCGCCATGTGGCGCGTTGCTCGGCCAATGACCGCAGCCCGTATTTGGCGGGGCGGGTTTCGAGGGTGGCGCGCTCGGCCAGATCGAAGATTTCCCCGGGTGTCGGTTCGCGTCCGTGCTGGGTTTGGAAGGCCGCGGCGAGCTCGTCGAGGCGGCTGGTGATCGCGGCATCGCGGCGCGACCAGGCGGTGATCAATGGTGGTGGGACACCGACGATTTCCCGGATCGGGCGCTTTGCCGGGTTTAGGGCGGGGCGCTCGGCGAACTCGACACCGATCAACTCTTCGCAGTGGTGTTCGAGGCGCGTGTTGTAGATCTCCGAGACCGTCACCAGGGCGCGGTAGATCGCGGTTCCGTCGAGGGTGCGCCACTTGCCATCGAGGGTGCGGACGCGGTTGGCGATGAGGACGTGGGTATGCAGGTCCGGGTCGCCGGCGCGGCTGTCGCGGTGAGTGAAGGCGGCGGCGACGATCCCTTCGACCTCGACCTGGCGGATCCCGTTGCGGCCCAACCGGGTGAAGACCGCGT
This genomic interval carries:
- a CDS encoding IS3 family transposase, giving the protein MKFAAIADWAASGEFDIEFMCRELDVSRSGYYKWKGRGRSDRERDDRMLTLLIEAIHAKLRGNPGVRRVHAALAAAGRRVSRKRVWRLMRAAGLQGRFPKPFRRTTIRGSKPVDAADRIGRDFTAAQPNQRWCGDITYVKTWTGWAYLATVIDLHDRAVVGWAIADHMRTSLVTDALDMAIARRRPAKGVVFHSDRGTQYTSKEFAKYCAKNGVLRSLGRTGSCFDNAVAESFFATYKKELVHARPWPTVKSLQKETFDWIEFYYNTVRPHSALGYLTPRQYELGYREISQIAA
- a CDS encoding exonuclease domain-containing protein, translated to MNEIPKTLRGNDIAVVDVEGNGRIPPEIIEIAVLSISGETAGIGDMRSWLVKPQHEIDPIVTRKVHGIKNSDVEDCPRWFEIAADVGTALTGRTLVAHNAAVEQRVLAAHLPYWNPPMVLDTLRLAKAVWPGLPSYSLGKLIEHARLDLSTVSEQGYHRAGYDAWAAWQLLVQAGRRRRVGLDRPSELGGTETVRAQGGTRRGFVVSQSRPEVVRPVTIALTGTHSTGKTTWIKRLANELRRNRIEVAKVADLGLHAQQVGLPILADHTWASTLWIITRGISNEIEAWTNADVVLIDRSVPDALAYYEAALEYRGQPADPHRIEHLEDLVANHCFNYDLTLRTVLDPRLPLGVCKPRDTDIEFRALADRHVEKVLNRLDIAHDTLPVDGHARALVETVAYIKGRLAAPMMP
- the mobF gene encoding MobF family relaxase, which gives rise to MLTGGMTATIHKVVAGNGCQYYLRNVAANDVTSRGRSSLADYYSAQGEAPGHWHGSGLDSLDIRAGDEVREEQMNSLFGLGRHPNTETIEDRVYNEQIDLGAKHKEAVRAADKASRLGHPYRLYADVSEFRKRCAKAFEQHNTDHELDPHTPIPDADRTRIRTRIASEMFTETYDRPPIDARELSGWVAKNSRPHTSAVAGFDITFSPVKSVSALWAVAPRSVSERIEAAHSAAITDALGWLERHAVFTRLGRNGIRQVEVEGIVAAAFTHRDSRAGDPDLHTHVLIANRVRTLDGKWRTLDGTAIYRALVTVSEIYNTRLEHHCEELIGVEFAERPALNPAKRPIREIVGVPPPLITAWSRRDAAITSRLDELAAAFQTQHGREPTPGEIFDLAERATLETRPAKYGLRSLAEQRATWRAEAVAVLGGREALSQMVSAALTPLRTARLQITEQWIARTAQRVIEVVSEHRSTWRATNLRAETERQLRGQVAGQDWEHVAEAVLAETISPTNSVAQQDPDLTDEPELRTVPVVLRRRDGTSVYTPANQQLYTSARVLSVEQQLVDLSIQPGARQLPTETITAAIDTYNNAHPDRPLNAGQIAVVAGFATSNLRVRTTNAPAGSGKTTAMTVLANAWTASGGQVLGLAPTAAAAAVLGDSIGHRVETVDKLLDVLHRHTPRPDNPYLDREYPPSLPQWVLDIGPETLVIVDEHVKIGNRKRLRLLHYLAGRGATIRCIGDPQQLSPIEAGGADLDMTAAAPEATLTLTHVVRFAATGEATASMQLRDGDPTALGWYLDNGRIHAGHHGAVHNDAFIAWTADHLAGRDTIMLAATHAVVTELNTRARADRLARTCTPVGAQVMLGDGLAASVGDIIRTRRNNPRLRLGERDWVRNGYTWTITAVHADGTLTATHRTPGRALGHSGVFPVLWTRDQAAI
- a CDS encoding transposase gives rise to the protein MGSTRRSFTEEYKAQAVGFVLDQGRPVAEVARNIGVHEMTLRKWVKRAKESGVSGDREKGLTDSEQAELERLRAENAELKMQVAFAKKVATWFAKDQR
- a CDS encoding helicase C-terminal domain-containing protein, with amino-acid sequence MSTEPGTLHSVRLPADYVAEHVRLGYATTIDSAQGITTHTCHVALTGSESRPQLYVALTRGSHANHLYLPTALDGTEGSFWSEPAANPRTAVEILLRVIARDGAQKSATTTLRDALDPHRRIGRALDIYLDSLGVAAENTLGPEGLDRLDTAAETLLPHLTDCPAYPVLRQHLTLISFTGQDPIAALHNAKNARELDTANDIAAVLDWRLDSTGAHSAGPGPLPWATGIPHGLDAQHDTTQLTARARIITDLAHQIRTDAATWTPASAPRWAQPLLDADRQLVQDLAVWRAALHIDDQELHPTGPPRHVTLEREHRQLLEIRVADALGDANLPTSKWAPLVQAITPRVVTDPWWPSIAAKIDAAHHTGIDIKTHLAAAARTRPLPDEMPAAALWSRIELDTAPAREQTANPASDTLPAHVPAPFGPPEPPTAPVDSARIPHDIAAEASLTATDNGAGADLRAAVEAAVSHQPDDWNPEDDVDFDIDDDRNTRQPDIDLGL